The following are from one region of the Streptomyces rubrogriseus genome:
- a CDS encoding alpha/beta fold hydrolase: protein MVTSPALRDVHVPHTYPEQQVDLGEITMNYAEAGDPDRPAVLLIPEQTGSWWSYEEAMGLLSEHFHVYAVDLRGQGRSSWTPKRYSLDNFGNDLVRFITLVVKRPVVVAGNSSGGVLAAWLSAYSMPGQLRGVLCEDPPFFASELVPAHGHSVRQGAGPVFELFRTYLGDQWSVGDWEGFCRAAGASASPMARSFVADAIPQHLKEYDPEWARAFYEGTVGLNCPHERMLGRVNTPVLLTHHMRGTDPETGNLLGALSDEQAAQARRLMEAAGVKVDYESVPGASHMMHQSDPARYAETFTRWAVALAP, encoded by the coding sequence ATGGTGACCAGCCCCGCACTGCGCGACGTCCACGTCCCGCACACCTACCCCGAACAGCAGGTCGATCTCGGCGAGATCACCATGAACTACGCCGAGGCCGGTGACCCGGACCGGCCCGCCGTACTGCTGATCCCCGAGCAGACGGGGTCCTGGTGGTCGTACGAGGAGGCGATGGGCCTCCTCTCGGAGCACTTCCACGTCTACGCCGTCGACCTGCGGGGCCAGGGGCGCAGCAGTTGGACCCCGAAGCGGTACAGCCTCGACAACTTCGGCAACGACCTGGTCCGGTTCATCACCCTGGTCGTGAAGCGGCCCGTCGTCGTCGCGGGCAATTCCTCCGGCGGCGTCCTCGCGGCGTGGCTGTCGGCGTACTCCATGCCCGGTCAGCTCCGCGGCGTCCTGTGCGAGGACCCGCCGTTCTTCGCGTCCGAACTCGTCCCCGCACACGGTCACTCGGTCCGGCAGGGGGCAGGCCCGGTGTTCGAGCTGTTCCGCACGTATCTCGGTGACCAGTGGAGCGTGGGCGACTGGGAGGGCTTCTGCCGCGCGGCCGGCGCCTCGGCGTCGCCGATGGCGCGGTCCTTCGTGGCGGACGCGATCCCGCAGCACCTGAAGGAGTACGACCCGGAATGGGCGCGGGCCTTCTACGAGGGGACCGTCGGGCTGAACTGTCCGCACGAGCGCATGCTGGGCCGGGTCAACACGCCGGTGCTCCTCACGCACCACATGCGAGGCACCGACCCGGAGACCGGGAACCTGCTCGGGGCGCTCTCCGACGAACAGGCCGCGCAGGCCAGGCGGTTGATGGAAGCGGCAGGAGTGAAGGTCGACTACGAGTCGGTGCCGGGCGCGTCACACATGATGCACCAGTCCGACCCGGCGCGGTACGCCGAGACCTTCACGCGGTGGGCTGTCGCACTGGCCCCGTGA
- a CDS encoding IclR family transcriptional regulator, whose amino-acid sequence MSGTPVQVPRSGRPLRGEPVLERAFRVLGAFTEAGEGLALHTLAARAGLPKSTTSRIAAQLTDVGALERLDNGDFVVGLQLLEIASLAPRGHGLRAAALPFMQDLHRVTGQHILLAVREGDEAVLVERLSARGAAAVKYRVGGRLPLIGTGIGIALLAHAPGRIRKEALAGAVDAPCVRRLLATVRTDGVCAVTVPNPLRSGPAAMSTVAAPILNRRGDALGALSLVAPDQGGPRTAAVTALRRASLAISRAAGP is encoded by the coding sequence ATGAGTGGTACACCGGTACAAGTCCCGCGCTCGGGCAGGCCGTTGCGCGGCGAGCCGGTCCTTGAGCGGGCCTTCCGGGTGCTGGGGGCCTTTACCGAGGCCGGCGAGGGCCTGGCACTCCACACACTCGCGGCCCGGGCGGGCCTGCCGAAGAGCACCACGTCCCGGATCGCGGCCCAGCTGACGGACGTGGGAGCCCTCGAACGCCTCGACAACGGCGACTTCGTCGTCGGCCTGCAACTGCTCGAGATCGCCTCGCTGGCACCTCGCGGCCACGGACTGCGCGCCGCCGCGCTGCCGTTCATGCAGGACCTGCACCGGGTCACCGGCCAGCACATCCTCCTCGCCGTACGCGAGGGCGACGAGGCCGTCCTGGTCGAGCGGCTGTCCGCACGGGGCGCGGCGGCGGTCAAGTACCGGGTCGGCGGACGCCTCCCCCTCATCGGGACCGGCATCGGCATCGCCCTGCTGGCGCACGCCCCCGGGCGCATACGGAAGGAAGCGCTGGCCGGCGCGGTGGACGCGCCCTGCGTCCGCCGGCTCCTGGCCACCGTCCGCACCGATGGGGTCTGCGCCGTGACGGTGCCCAATCCACTGCGCTCGGGGCCCGCCGCCATGTCGACCGTCGCCGCCCCGATCCTGAACCGCCGCGGCGACGCACTGGGCGCGTTGTCGTTGGTCGCCCCCGATCAGGGCGGGCCCCGTACCGCGGCCGTGACGGCGCTGCGCAGGGCGAGTCTGGCGATCTCCCGGGCCGCGGGGCCGTGA